One Cellulosimicrobium protaetiae genomic region harbors:
- a CDS encoding AAA family ATPase, with product MSDGSRQAVTARPDLSTALLAGKVEPPAPRRGAVSRRALVDRARRDGARLVVVTAPPGYGKTTMLAEWASVEDRAVAWVGLDRLDDDPGALLTLLALACTPFSSDVGAVAAEMRGTGAAMLGRSAPLLASALARTRTPFVLFVDDLHEAGSEACRDALEIVLGGVPPGSQVVLASRRAPGHDARRRVEGDLVEIGPDDLRVDAAGAREIFRAAGVEQGEALDRVVERCEGWPTGVFLCALLVRDGEDPASLMGTDRFVADYLYRECMTLLPARTQHFLRATAVLDQLSAATCDAVLGTSDAAERLRELEDANLFLVPLDHHRGWFRYHALFREFLLAELDRVEPAAVAPLHRRAAAWHVEEGLEARAVEHLLAAGDVEEAAVLVGRLALPTYQEGGVAVVTRWLDTLGEAVVEALPELTVVAAWRALLLGESSTAERWAAVLEGFDASLFPEEDRVALESARCQVRAAMCLDGPEASLACAAYAVEHEPVWSSWRDQALHLLGSAHLMVGDRDAAREAFVEAVACGAEAGNPDSVLLSEAELAVLALDDGRWDDAQSHARAAVDTVDDHHMEGYSTTAIALAVRARVAAHRGERTAAERFVARGMRARVPCTYVMPFLALRVRLQLGYACLALGDRTTAAHLAAEAAEVLRRRPRVGLLAGEVTAFRARLETVAATRGAPPLTPAELRLLPYLQTHLTMAEIGRRLFVSRNTVSTQVGAIYRKLGATTRGAAVERAVTLGLLGS from the coding sequence GTGTCCGACGGGAGCCGTCAGGCGGTCACCGCGCGACCGGATCTCAGCACGGCGCTGCTCGCGGGCAAGGTCGAGCCGCCGGCGCCGCGCCGGGGCGCGGTCTCCCGGCGCGCTCTCGTCGACCGGGCGCGGCGGGACGGCGCGCGGCTCGTCGTGGTGACGGCTCCGCCGGGCTACGGCAAGACGACCATGCTCGCGGAGTGGGCGAGCGTCGAGGACCGCGCGGTCGCGTGGGTCGGCCTCGATCGGCTCGACGACGACCCCGGCGCCCTCCTCACCCTCCTCGCGCTCGCCTGCACCCCGTTCTCGTCCGACGTCGGGGCCGTCGCGGCGGAGATGCGCGGCACGGGCGCGGCGATGCTCGGGAGGTCCGCACCCCTGCTCGCGTCGGCGCTGGCCCGTACGCGCACGCCGTTCGTGCTGTTCGTCGACGACCTGCACGAGGCGGGGTCGGAGGCCTGCCGGGACGCGCTCGAGATCGTGCTCGGCGGCGTCCCGCCGGGGTCGCAGGTCGTGCTCGCGAGCCGTCGCGCGCCCGGGCACGACGCGCGGCGGCGCGTGGAGGGTGACCTCGTCGAGATCGGCCCCGACGACCTGCGGGTCGACGCGGCCGGCGCGCGCGAGATCTTCCGCGCCGCGGGGGTCGAGCAGGGCGAGGCGCTGGACCGCGTGGTCGAGCGGTGCGAGGGCTGGCCGACGGGCGTCTTCCTCTGCGCGCTGCTCGTGCGCGACGGCGAGGACCCGGCGTCCCTCATGGGGACCGACCGGTTCGTCGCCGACTACCTGTACCGCGAGTGCATGACCCTCCTCCCCGCGCGGACGCAGCACTTCCTGCGCGCCACGGCCGTGCTCGACCAGCTCTCGGCGGCGACGTGCGACGCCGTGCTCGGCACCTCCGACGCCGCGGAGCGGCTGCGCGAGCTGGAGGACGCGAACCTGTTCCTCGTCCCGCTCGACCACCACCGCGGCTGGTTCCGCTACCACGCGCTGTTCCGCGAGTTCCTGCTCGCGGAGCTCGACCGGGTCGAGCCCGCCGCCGTCGCGCCGCTCCACCGCCGCGCCGCCGCCTGGCACGTCGAGGAGGGGCTGGAGGCCCGGGCGGTCGAGCACCTGCTCGCGGCAGGCGACGTGGAGGAGGCGGCGGTCCTCGTCGGGCGCCTCGCGCTGCCGACGTACCAGGAGGGCGGGGTGGCCGTCGTGACGCGCTGGCTCGACACCCTCGGCGAGGCCGTGGTCGAGGCGCTCCCCGAGCTCACGGTCGTCGCCGCGTGGCGCGCGCTGCTGCTCGGCGAGTCCTCGACGGCCGAGCGGTGGGCTGCCGTCCTGGAGGGTTTCGACGCCTCCCTCTTCCCCGAGGAGGACCGCGTCGCGCTCGAGTCCGCCCGGTGCCAGGTGCGGGCGGCCATGTGCCTCGACGGCCCGGAGGCGTCCCTCGCGTGCGCGGCCTACGCCGTCGAGCACGAGCCCGTGTGGAGCTCGTGGCGCGACCAGGCGCTCCACCTCCTGGGCTCGGCCCACCTGATGGTGGGCGACCGGGACGCGGCGCGCGAGGCGTTCGTCGAGGCCGTGGCCTGCGGCGCCGAGGCGGGGAACCCGGACTCGGTGCTGCTCAGCGAGGCGGAGCTCGCCGTCCTCGCGCTGGACGACGGGCGGTGGGACGACGCGCAGAGCCACGCGCGCGCCGCGGTCGACACGGTCGACGACCACCACATGGAGGGCTACTCCACGACCGCCATCGCGCTGGCCGTGCGCGCCCGCGTCGCCGCCCACCGCGGCGAGCGCACGGCGGCGGAGCGGTTCGTCGCGCGCGGGATGCGCGCCCGGGTGCCCTGCACGTACGTCATGCCGTTCCTCGCGCTGCGCGTCCGGCTCCAGCTCGGCTACGCGTGCCTCGCCCTCGGCGACCGCACGACGGCGGCGCACCTCGCCGCCGAGGCGGCCGAGGTGCTGCGCCGCCGCCCGCGCGTCGGGCTGCTGGCGGGCGAGGTCACAGCCTTCCGGGCCCGCCTCGAGACCGTCGCGGCGACGCGCGGCGCCCCGCCGCTCACCCCGGCCGAGCTCCGGCTGCTGCCCTACCTGCAGACCCACCTCACGATGGCGGAGATCGGCCGCCGGCTCTTCGTCTCCCGGAACACCGTGAGCACGCAGGTCGGCGCGATCTACCGCAAGCTCGGCGCCACGACCCGCGGCGCCGCCGTCGAGCGCGCCGTCACGCTCGGTCTGCTCGGAAGCTGA
- a CDS encoding carboxymuconolactone decarboxylase family protein — MDHAEVLRRLTINEERLADGAGLGDDALSRRERALVRIAATVAVGAPVPTYGAEIDAAVEAGVDAAEVVGVLAAVVPLVGLPRVVAAAPRVALALGLEPVEGWDDEPAGSGMPVGTPRTTPGVPGDFPGPG, encoded by the coding sequence GTGGACCACGCGGAAGTGCTCCGGCGGCTCACGATCAACGAGGAGCGCCTCGCCGACGGCGCCGGGCTGGGTGACGACGCGCTCTCCAGGCGGGAGCGCGCCCTCGTGCGGATCGCGGCCACCGTCGCGGTCGGGGCGCCGGTCCCCACGTACGGCGCCGAGATCGACGCGGCGGTCGAGGCCGGCGTCGACGCCGCCGAGGTGGTCGGGGTGCTCGCGGCGGTGGTCCCCCTCGTCGGGCTGCCGCGCGTGGTGGCGGCGGCACCTCGGGTCGCGCTCGCGCTCGGCCTCGAACCCGTCGAGGGATGGGACGACGAACCTGCCGGGTCCGGCATGCCCGTCGGGACCCCCCGGACGACGCCGGGCGTACCGGGTGATTTCCCCGGTCCCGGTTGA
- a CDS encoding SRPBCC family protein has protein sequence MTTTPTGAGTLGIGTDGTFRIRFDRVLDHPVDRVWAALTDPEKLGVWMPGSRIDPRVGGEVRYDFGEEGSATGEVTSVRAPSASDPTAELEHTWRWEGLPVSAVTWHLEPSGSGTRLHLTHREVLREPATEFTIGWHVILDTLDRYADGRSWDDVWDGYDLLAAHYASA, from the coding sequence ATGACGACGACACCCACGGGTGCCGGGACGCTCGGCATCGGCACGGACGGGACCTTCCGCATCCGGTTCGACCGTGTCCTCGATCATCCGGTGGACCGCGTCTGGGCCGCCCTGACCGATCCGGAGAAGCTGGGGGTCTGGATGCCCGGCAGCCGCATCGATCCGCGCGTCGGGGGCGAGGTCCGCTACGACTTCGGCGAGGAGGGGTCCGCGACGGGCGAGGTGACCTCGGTGCGCGCCCCGAGCGCGTCCGACCCCACCGCAGAGCTGGAGCACACCTGGCGCTGGGAAGGGCTGCCGGTCTCGGCCGTCACCTGGCACCTCGAGCCCTCGGGGTCCGGGACGCGGCTGCACCTCACGCACCGCGAGGTGCTCCGCGAGCCGGCCACCGAGTTCACGATCGGCTGGCACGTCATCCTCGACACGCTCGACCGCTACGCCGACGGGCGATCCTGGGACGACGTCTGGGACGGCTACGACCTGCTCGCCGCGCACTACGCGTCGGCCTGA
- a CDS encoding MFS transporter, with product MSTRDAVDDAAAPATEDRTSWVPMVGLFLAQVLMSFNVAALPVSLGGMVEDFGVPPTVASSTIVVYGLAVAALVMTGAKLGQRVGWVAIFRVVVATFAGSALLMIFSPSVGWAITGQAVAGASAAIIVPALVALIAENYRGAQQATAIGSLGSARAVSGMSAFFIGGALGTLIGWRPTFVIVLALAVAVFVLSFRLRSDGGDPGIRIDLVAAVLIGAAVVALTLGFNNLNAWGLFFASPGAPFDLVGVSPAPVLVLLGVVLGQTFFWWTRRRTAAGKVPLVDLSVLARPSERAAVYAMFVVVALEAALNFTVPLYIQIVQGRTPFDTALAMMPFNLTVFVTATLVVRFYTRYPPRTIGVFGFTLTTVALLWLSFVVTNNWETLPTILGLVVFGVGQGALVTLVFNVLVTAAPKTLAGDVGSIRGTTQNLASAVGTALAGALLVTILSFSVGRAVVEHPELPPALVAQVDLDTVNFVSNDDLRSVLAGTDATPAQVDAAVALNEEARLGTLKIGLLVLAGVSATAILPASRLPRYRPDEIPDPAPAR from the coding sequence ATGAGCACTCGTGACGCCGTCGACGACGCCGCCGCACCGGCGACCGAGGACCGCACGTCGTGGGTCCCGATGGTCGGGCTCTTCCTCGCCCAGGTCCTCATGTCGTTCAACGTCGCGGCGCTGCCCGTGTCGCTGGGCGGGATGGTCGAGGACTTCGGTGTCCCGCCGACCGTCGCGAGCTCGACGATCGTCGTCTACGGCCTCGCGGTCGCGGCGCTCGTCATGACCGGCGCGAAGCTCGGGCAGCGGGTCGGGTGGGTCGCGATCTTCCGCGTCGTCGTGGCGACGTTCGCCGGGTCGGCGCTCCTCATGATCTTCTCCCCGAGCGTGGGGTGGGCGATCACGGGCCAGGCCGTCGCCGGGGCCTCGGCCGCGATCATCGTGCCGGCGCTGGTCGCGCTCATCGCGGAGAACTACCGCGGAGCCCAGCAGGCGACGGCGATCGGGTCGCTCGGGTCGGCCCGCGCGGTGTCGGGCATGAGCGCGTTCTTCATCGGCGGCGCGCTCGGGACGCTCATCGGCTGGCGACCCACCTTCGTCATCGTGCTGGCGCTCGCCGTCGCCGTCTTCGTCCTCAGCTTCCGGCTGCGGTCCGACGGCGGCGACCCCGGCATCAGGATCGACCTCGTCGCCGCGGTGCTCATCGGTGCGGCGGTCGTCGCGCTCACCCTCGGGTTCAACAACCTCAACGCCTGGGGGCTGTTCTTCGCCTCGCCGGGCGCGCCGTTCGACCTCGTCGGGGTCTCGCCCGCGCCGGTGCTCGTGCTGCTCGGCGTCGTGCTCGGGCAGACGTTCTTCTGGTGGACCAGGCGACGCACCGCGGCGGGCAAGGTGCCGCTCGTGGACCTGTCCGTCCTCGCTCGCCCCAGCGAGCGCGCGGCGGTCTACGCGATGTTCGTCGTCGTGGCGCTCGAGGCCGCGCTGAACTTCACCGTCCCGCTGTACATCCAGATCGTGCAGGGTCGGACGCCGTTCGACACCGCGCTCGCGATGATGCCGTTCAACCTCACCGTGTTCGTCACCGCGACGCTCGTCGTGCGCTTCTACACGCGCTACCCGCCGCGCACGATCGGCGTCTTCGGCTTCACGCTGACGACCGTCGCGCTGCTCTGGCTGTCGTTCGTCGTGACGAACAACTGGGAGACGCTGCCCACGATCCTCGGCCTCGTCGTCTTCGGGGTCGGGCAGGGCGCCCTGGTGACGCTCGTGTTCAACGTGCTCGTCACGGCTGCGCCCAAGACGCTCGCCGGCGACGTCGGCTCGATCCGCGGCACGACGCAGAACCTCGCCTCGGCGGTCGGCACCGCGCTCGCGGGGGCGCTGCTCGTGACGATCCTGTCGTTCAGCGTCGGGCGCGCCGTCGTCGAGCACCCCGAGCTGCCGCCCGCTCTCGTCGCCCAGGTCGACCTCGACACGGTGAACTTCGTGAGCAACGACGACCTGCGCTCGGTCCTCGCGGGCACCGACGCCACGCCTGCCCAGGTGGACGCCGCCGTCGCGCTCAACGAGGAGGCGCGCCTGGGCACCCTGAAGATCGGGCTGCTCGTCCTGGCCGGGGTCAGCGCGACGGCGATCCTGCCCGCGAGCCGGCTGCCCCGGTACCGGCCCGACGAGATCCCCGACCCGGCACCCGCCCGGTAG
- a CDS encoding YihY/virulence factor BrkB family protein produces MTSTRPAPEAEPSPGDRPAPDADVKPGSPTDLHRPSWGFALKGAVREFMDDQCTDLAAALTYYAVLAAAPALLALVSILGLVGDGEKAVDSVLTSVEGVVPSTTLDMIRPLVEQAANTDRAGFALVIGVVLALWSASGYVGAFSRSMNRIYEVEEGRPIWKLRPVMLGVTVVVVVLAALVVASLVLSGPIARQVGELVGLGDTAIAVWQVAKWPVAILLVVVLVALLFHLTPNVKQPRFRWVSPGALLAILVWALASAAFGLYLGSGLSSYGATYGTLAGVIIFLLWLWITNLALLLGAELDAEVERSRELQGGIPAEERLQLPPRDTSASDKKAAKREEAVAQARALRESRGRSADSDGSDDTDGSDGTGSGTGTGRRTRDDAS; encoded by the coding sequence ATGACCAGCACCCGCCCTGCTCCCGAGGCGGAGCCGTCACCCGGTGACCGTCCCGCGCCCGACGCCGACGTCAAGCCCGGCTCCCCCACCGACCTGCACCGGCCGTCGTGGGGGTTCGCCCTCAAGGGCGCGGTGCGCGAGTTCATGGACGACCAGTGCACCGACCTCGCGGCGGCGCTGACGTACTACGCCGTGCTCGCGGCGGCGCCCGCGCTCCTCGCGCTCGTGTCGATCCTCGGGCTCGTCGGCGACGGCGAGAAGGCGGTCGACTCGGTCCTCACGAGCGTCGAGGGCGTGGTGCCCTCGACGACCCTCGACATGATCCGGCCGCTCGTCGAGCAGGCCGCGAACACCGACCGCGCGGGGTTCGCGCTCGTCATCGGTGTCGTGCTGGCCCTGTGGTCCGCGTCGGGGTACGTGGGGGCGTTCAGCCGGTCCATGAACCGCATCTACGAGGTCGAGGAGGGCCGCCCGATCTGGAAGCTGCGGCCGGTGATGCTCGGCGTGACGGTCGTCGTGGTGGTCCTCGCGGCGCTCGTCGTCGCGAGCCTCGTGCTCTCGGGCCCGATCGCCCGGCAGGTCGGCGAGCTCGTCGGGCTCGGGGACACGGCGATCGCCGTCTGGCAGGTCGCCAAGTGGCCGGTCGCGATCCTGCTCGTGGTGGTCCTCGTGGCACTGCTGTTCCACCTCACGCCCAACGTGAAGCAGCCACGGTTTCGGTGGGTCAGCCCGGGCGCGCTCCTCGCGATCCTCGTGTGGGCGCTCGCCTCCGCGGCGTTCGGGCTCTACCTGGGCAGCGGCCTCAGCAGCTACGGCGCGACGTACGGGACCCTGGCCGGCGTCATCATCTTCCTGCTGTGGCTGTGGATCACGAACCTCGCCCTGCTGCTCGGCGCCGAGCTCGACGCGGAGGTCGAGCGCAGCCGCGAGCTCCAGGGCGGGATCCCCGCGGAGGAACGCCTCCAGCTCCCGCCGCGCGACACGAGCGCGAGCGACAAGAAGGCGGCCAAGCGCGAGGAGGCCGTCGCCCAGGCGCGCGCCCTGCGCGAGAGCCGGGGCCGCTCGGCCGACTCGGACGGCTCCGACGACACGGACGGCTCCGACGGCACGGGCTCGGGGACCGGGACGGGACGACGCACGCGCGACGACGCGTCGTGA
- a CDS encoding VOC family protein, with protein sequence MSSHAHGIHHSIDYVELPVTDLAAAQAFYGAAFGWEFVPYGPGYAGIRTSAESGADEAGGLRLAEAGDVSRGGPFVLMFSADLDATLAAVQGAGGRVVEGPYEFPGGRRFHFLDPSGNELGVWATA encoded by the coding sequence ATGAGCAGCCACGCGCACGGCATCCACCACTCGATCGACTACGTCGAGCTCCCCGTGACCGACCTCGCGGCGGCGCAGGCGTTCTACGGCGCGGCGTTCGGCTGGGAGTTCGTCCCCTACGGCCCCGGGTACGCGGGCATCCGCACGTCCGCGGAGTCGGGCGCCGACGAGGCGGGCGGTCTGCGGCTCGCCGAGGCGGGCGACGTGTCGCGCGGCGGGCCGTTCGTCCTGATGTTCTCCGCGGACCTCGACGCGACCCTCGCCGCCGTGCAGGGCGCGGGCGGCCGGGTGGTCGAGGGGCCGTACGAGTTCCCCGGCGGTCGGCGCTTCCACTTCCTCGACCCGAGCGGCAACGAGCTGGGGGTCTGGGCGACGGCCTGA
- the glsA gene encoding glutaminase A, with amino-acid sequence MGLGVDDVEQEVATGSLPGWDRVEEHVRAAHERYRGNDDGAVADYIPVLAEADRSLFGVCVAESGGAVHAVGDADVEFSVQSISKAFVYALVCEAYGHEDVLERVGVDSTGLAFNSVMAVELHDGHPRNPMVNAGALATTALVPGASFAEKWENVRTGLSRFAGRSLELDGVVYRSESATNMRNKAIARLLESYGRIEVDPLEVVDVYTKQCALRVSARDLAVMGATLADGGVNPVTGERVVSAQVCRDTLAVLASTGMYERSGEWLFEIGLPAKSGVAGGIVAVAPGKGAIGTYSPPLDPAGNSVRGQRATAYLSRTLGLNLFASSPHVPETTARPTGRKDPTS; translated from the coding sequence ATGGGACTGGGCGTCGACGATGTCGAGCAGGAGGTCGCGACCGGCTCGCTCCCGGGCTGGGACCGCGTCGAGGAGCACGTCCGTGCGGCCCACGAGCGCTACCGCGGGAACGACGACGGCGCGGTCGCCGACTACATCCCCGTGCTCGCCGAGGCCGACCGGTCGCTGTTCGGGGTGTGCGTCGCCGAGTCGGGGGGCGCGGTCCACGCCGTGGGCGACGCCGACGTCGAGTTCTCCGTGCAGTCCATCTCCAAGGCGTTCGTGTACGCGCTGGTGTGCGAGGCCTACGGCCACGAGGACGTGCTCGAACGGGTCGGTGTGGACAGCACGGGGCTCGCCTTCAACTCGGTGATGGCGGTCGAGCTCCACGACGGCCACCCGCGCAACCCCATGGTCAACGCGGGCGCCCTCGCGACGACGGCCCTCGTGCCGGGTGCGTCGTTCGCCGAGAAGTGGGAGAACGTGCGCACCGGCCTGTCCCGGTTCGCCGGGCGGTCGCTCGAGCTCGACGGGGTCGTGTACCGGTCGGAGTCCGCGACGAACATGCGCAACAAGGCGATCGCGCGGCTCCTGGAGAGCTATGGCCGGATCGAGGTCGACCCGCTGGAGGTCGTCGACGTCTACACCAAGCAGTGCGCGCTGCGGGTGAGCGCGCGCGACCTCGCGGTCATGGGGGCGACGCTCGCGGACGGCGGGGTCAACCCGGTCACCGGAGAGCGCGTGGTCTCCGCGCAGGTGTGCCGGGACACGCTCGCCGTGCTCGCCTCGACCGGGATGTATGAGCGCTCCGGGGAGTGGCTGTTCGAGATCGGCCTGCCTGCCAAGTCCGGCGTGGCAGGAGGCATCGTCGCCGTCGCCCCCGGCAAGGGGGCGATCGGTACGTACTCACCGCCCCTCGACCCGGCCGGGAACAGCGTGCGCGGGCAGCGCGCGACCGCGTACCTGTCGCGGACGCTCGGGCTCAACCTCTTCGCGTCGTCCCCGCACGTCCCCGAGACCACCGCCCGCCCGACCGGGAGAAAGGACCCCACCTCATGA
- a CDS encoding LacI family DNA-binding transcriptional regulator has product MPPTTLDDVAAAARVSRSTASRVVRGTGPVSDAARRAVLTAVEELGYVPHPGARSLASGRGERVVVAVGSPSADLLGDPYVARVVAAASRAADTQGVGVALRWLGRDPRDELARLARDPGVGGVLLVDYSAEVLASVPRTLLSRVAAIGPADGRVPSYDVDAAAGIAALVEHVLADGRRDVVMLTGPGWLPGAQRAVEAYDAVVRAAGVPRRVVAADLTALAGAEAAREARRRWPGVDALVAMSDTLAVGAMRALAEDGVRVPDDVAVTGFDDQPFAEQAGPGLTTATHPVERIAAAATAALLDRRRRDDERTFPSVVVRRTSA; this is encoded by the coding sequence ATGCCGCCCACCACGCTCGACGACGTCGCCGCGGCGGCCCGCGTCTCGCGGTCCACGGCCTCGCGCGTCGTGCGCGGCACCGGTCCCGTGTCCGACGCGGCGCGCCGCGCGGTCCTCACCGCCGTCGAGGAGCTCGGGTACGTGCCGCACCCCGGCGCGCGGTCCCTCGCGAGCGGGCGGGGCGAGCGGGTCGTGGTCGCGGTCGGGTCGCCGTCCGCCGACCTGCTGGGCGACCCCTACGTCGCGCGCGTCGTCGCGGCGGCCAGCCGCGCGGCCGACACGCAGGGCGTCGGCGTCGCCCTGCGCTGGCTCGGGCGCGACCCGCGCGACGAGCTGGCCCGGCTCGCGCGCGACCCGGGCGTGGGCGGCGTGCTCCTCGTCGACTACTCGGCCGAGGTGCTCGCGAGCGTGCCCCGCACGCTGCTCTCCCGCGTGGCGGCGATCGGTCCCGCCGACGGCCGCGTGCCCTCGTACGACGTCGACGCCGCGGCCGGGATCGCCGCGCTCGTCGAGCACGTGCTCGCCGACGGGCGCCGCGACGTCGTCATGCTCACCGGGCCCGGCTGGCTCCCCGGCGCACAGCGGGCCGTCGAGGCGTACGACGCGGTCGTGCGCGCCGCCGGCGTCCCGCGCCGCGTCGTGGCCGCCGACCTCACGGCCCTCGCGGGCGCGGAGGCGGCGCGCGAGGCTCGTCGCCGCTGGCCCGGCGTCGACGCGCTCGTCGCGATGAGCGACACGCTCGCCGTCGGCGCGATGCGCGCGCTCGCGGAGGACGGCGTCCGTGTGCCCGACGACGTCGCCGTCACCGGGTTCGACGACCAGCCGTTCGCGGAGCAGGCCGGCCCGGGCCTGACGACCGCGACCCACCCCGTGGAGCGGATCGCGGCCGCCGCCACGGCGGCGCTCCTGGACCGTCGCCGCCGGGACGACGAGCGCACGTTCCCGTCCGTCGTCGTCCGCCGCACGAGCGCCTGA
- a CDS encoding VanZ family protein, producing the protein MISTLLVAHPWLSPLALLVLAVAGPLVGAWLAGRRPLAWVLFGVSLLPVLLLTLVPVDRELFAVCTVSWSLPTPGRVELLANVVLFVPPVLLAAVALGRPLVALLGGVVASALIEVFQALVPALGRSCDTNDWLSNSIGALLGAGLAVVALRLAARRDRATNPGSVPSSRWS; encoded by the coding sequence ATGATCTCCACGCTCCTCGTCGCGCACCCCTGGCTGTCGCCGCTCGCCCTCCTCGTCCTCGCCGTCGCCGGACCGCTCGTGGGCGCATGGCTGGCGGGCCGCCGTCCGCTCGCGTGGGTGCTGTTCGGCGTCTCCCTGCTCCCGGTGCTCCTGCTCACGCTCGTGCCGGTCGACCGCGAGCTCTTCGCCGTCTGCACCGTGAGCTGGTCGCTGCCGACACCGGGACGCGTGGAGCTCCTGGCGAACGTCGTGCTGTTCGTGCCGCCGGTGCTGCTCGCCGCGGTCGCGCTGGGCAGGCCGCTCGTCGCGCTCCTCGGCGGCGTCGTCGCCTCCGCGCTCATCGAGGTGTTCCAGGCGCTGGTCCCGGCGCTCGGGCGGTCGTGCGACACGAACGACTGGCTCTCCAACTCGATCGGCGCGCTGCTCGGCGCGGGCCTCGCCGTGGTGGCGCTGCGGCTCGCGGCTCGCCGGGACCGCGCGACGAACCCGGGCTCGGTCCCCAGCTCTCGGTGGTCCTGA
- a CDS encoding MBL fold metallo-hydrolase yields the protein MTTTPSPEPLAPDAAASPEEWWICRTCAVEHAERPDVCAICADERQWVPASGQAWTTLAELAAAGERLVLEELEPDLFGLSSEPSVGIGQQAKIVRTPAGNLLWDPPGYVDDDAVARVRALGPVVAIAASHPHMFGVQVAWSRALGDVPVLVAEADAHWVARPDPVIETWTGEREVLPGVVLSQPGGHFPGSAVVHWAAGAEGRGVLLSGDTIFANPDRTSVSFMRSYPNRIPLSAAVVLRVAEHVARRPFERLYNNFEGVVPADAREVVLRSAQRHAAWVRGDFDHLT from the coding sequence ATGACGACGACGCCGTCCCCCGAGCCCCTCGCGCCCGACGCCGCTGCCTCCCCCGAGGAATGGTGGATCTGCCGCACGTGCGCGGTCGAGCACGCCGAGCGACCCGACGTGTGCGCCATCTGCGCCGACGAGCGCCAGTGGGTCCCCGCGAGCGGGCAGGCGTGGACCACGCTCGCCGAGCTCGCCGCGGCCGGCGAGCGCCTCGTGCTGGAGGAGCTCGAGCCCGACCTGTTCGGCCTGTCGAGCGAGCCGAGCGTCGGCATCGGGCAGCAGGCCAAGATCGTGCGCACCCCCGCGGGCAACCTGCTCTGGGACCCGCCCGGCTACGTGGACGACGACGCCGTCGCTCGGGTGCGCGCGCTCGGCCCGGTCGTCGCGATCGCCGCGAGCCACCCGCACATGTTCGGCGTCCAGGTCGCGTGGAGCCGCGCCCTCGGCGACGTCCCCGTGCTCGTCGCCGAGGCCGACGCGCACTGGGTCGCGCGCCCCGACCCAGTCATCGAGACCTGGACCGGCGAGCGCGAGGTGCTGCCCGGCGTCGTCCTGTCACAACCAGGCGGCCACTTCCCCGGCAGCGCCGTCGTGCACTGGGCGGCCGGCGCCGAGGGCCGGGGCGTGCTCCTGTCCGGGGACACGATCTTCGCCAACCCCGACCGCACGTCCGTGAGCTTCATGCGCTCCTACCCCAACCGCATCCCGCTGTCCGCCGCCGTCGTGCTGCGCGTCGCCGAGCACGTCGCGCGGCGCCCGTTCGAGCGGCTCTACAACAACTTCGAGGGCGTCGTCCCCGCCGACGCACGGGAGGTCGTGCTTCGCTCCGCGCAGCGCCACGCCGCCTGGGTCCGCGGCGACTTCGACCACCTCACCTGA
- a CDS encoding ArsR/SmtB family transcription factor has product MSALDVLADPSRRRVVELLAGGPLSAGEIAVHFDSSRPAVSQHLGILVGGGVLDVRRAGTRRIYSLRPEALTEAGDWLTAQASRWERVLDSLESALDEGEI; this is encoded by the coding sequence ATGTCCGCGCTCGACGTCCTCGCAGATCCCAGCCGACGCCGCGTGGTGGAGCTCCTGGCCGGGGGCCCGCTCAGCGCGGGCGAGATCGCCGTGCACTTCGACTCGAGCAGACCCGCCGTCTCCCAGCACCTCGGCATCCTCGTCGGCGGCGGGGTGCTCGACGTGCGGCGGGCGGGGACGCGCCGCATCTACTCGCTGCGCCCGGAGGCGTTGACCGAGGCCGGCGACTGGCTCACCGCCCAGGCATCGCGCTGGGAACGCGTGCTCGACTCCCTGGAGTCGGCACTGGACGAAGGAGAGATATGA